Genomic window (Deltaproteobacteria bacterium):
TGAGAAGCGTGAGGGCGGGTGGAGAAAAATCGACAAACACAACCCCCTCGGCCCCCCGGCTTATCGCCTCCAGCCCGACACTGCCGCTTCCGGCGAAGAGGTCAAGAACATAACAACCCTCCAGCGGGCCGAGAATATTGAAAATCGCCCCCTTCACCTTGTCGGAAACGGGGCGGATAAGAAGGCTTTTGGGGCCGAACAGCCGTCTTCCTTTGGCTTTTCCGGCGATGATGCGCATAACCCGACCGCCTTACATATTTTGCATCATTCCGGTGGAAATCCCCAGGGCGATAAGAATCACATACGCCAGGGTTCCCAGACAGGAAAGAATCGTCCCGATGATCCCCAAAACCAGCCCCACCTTGGCCAGCGTCCGGTTGGAGGCCGGAATCTGGCCGGCGTCTATCCCCTGCAGTTCGGCGCGGCCGATAAAGATGGCCGGTATGCCGCTGATGAAACCGCAACAGGTGAGTGAAAGAATGCCGCAAACCAGCGCGATGATTGATTTTGTGCTTGTCTGCCCCGGTTGCGTCGACGCCGCGGAGGGGGGCGACGAAACCGGTTGAACCGGTTGAACCGGCTCAGCCGGCTCAGCCGGTTGCCCGACGGGAATGGGGGGTGTTGGATCCATAGGTTTCCTTTCGTGATGAGAATTAAGGAAAAAAGGTTAGCATAAATCCAAGGCCGCTGTCATTCGTTTAGAGTGAGCGAGCGTCGGATTTATTCCGCGCGAGCGAACCGGGGGTTTGGGGGGGCCAGCGGCCGGCCCCCGATATTAAAGTCCGTTGACACCCTTGCGATATTTAAAGTAAGAGGACCATTCAATGAATTATCGCCGGTTCGTTTTTTTGCTTGCTTTGTCTCTTGCCGTCATTCTTGCCGGGTGTTCTTCCACCCAGATGCGCCGAAGTCTGGGCGAAACCATCGACGACGCGGTGATCACCAACAAACTCAAAACGAAATTCCTCAAGGATAAAATGGTGAAGGCCTTCCAGATCGATATCGACACCTGGAAGGGGGTGGTCAGCCTGCGCGGGAGGGTGGAATCGCAGGATCAAATCTACCGGGCCATCGAAATCACCGAACAGCAGGCTGGCGTCAAAGAGGTCAAATCGTATCTGGTGCTTCGCGACGCGGCAGAGATGGCACAACCCTCTTCCCGGAAAAACAGGGCTGTCGTTGAGGAAAAGGATGTTGCGGAGGAAAAGCCGGTGGTGAAAAAGGAGGCCGCTTCGGAAAAAACGGCCGCTCCGCCCGCCGATGATGCCGAAACGGAATCATCCGGGGACAGCCCGGATGATTTTGAGGATGACGGTGTTCCGCAGGTGACTCCGGAATAATATGATAAAACGTTATGGCCTTCTTTTGCCGGTTGTGTTTGCTTTTGCCCTGCCGGGTCTCGCCCGCGCCGATGCGGAGTATATCTATCGCCAGCGGATCAACTGGGTGAAGCTCGACCGTGCCTCTCCCAAAGACGTTCCCCTTGGTTCGCTGAAGCATCCTTATACCGGGCTGACCGTGGAACAGATGGAGGGGATGCTGTTGTCGGTCAAGATTTCCAAACGTTTTCTTCTGAAAAAAGAAATCGATTCGGCGGACGTGTTCAACTCCTACGAGGCAAAAAAGTATGCGCCGTTCATTGTTGAGGCGCTGGCCAAGGCCACCCCCGACCAGGTCGCCCACTTTTCCATCATTCACAAACGCCCTTTTTTCATCCTGCGCAACGACCGCCTGACGATGGGCAACGTTTGGGCGGCCGATGACGGCATCCATTTCCAATTCCAGAAACTCTTTGCAAAAATCACCGGCGACTACGAGGCCTCGGCCCAGATGGACAAGGCCATTCGCAACGCCAAATCGCTTCGCGTGACCCTCGAGGCAGGCGAGGGACAGCAGTTGTCCTACGCCAGCGCCACCGAGATTATTCTCGATCCGGGCTACGATTTTGTTGCACAGGCCTATCGTGAGCAGGAGGAAGACAGGCTGGCGGAAGAAGAGGAGATGAAGGGCAAAAAGGCCAAAAAGGAGGCAAAAAAGAAGAAGGAGGAGTCTCAAGATCTCTCCCCCGCGCCAACGGCCTCACGGGCGGCGAAAAACGCGCCGTCATCCGCCTCCGGAGACGTTGCCGCTCGTTTGCGCCGGTTGGATGCGCTCAAGAAGGAAAAACTGATCACCGAGCAGGAATACCAGCAAAAACGCAAAGAAATCTTGTCGGAAATTTGATTCGCCCCTACATGCGGTCAATCTCCAAAACCCGTGGAAATTTCGTTAATGCCTCGGACCCTTCTTTGGTCACGGACACTACGTCCTCAAGCCGGATTCCCCCATATTTCCTGTAATAGAGCCCCGGTTCAATGGTAATGACGTTTCCGGCTTTCAGTTTGCCTCCGGCCAGGCTTACAGAGGGGAGCTCGTGAATATCCAGCCCCAGTCCATGTCCCGTCGAGTGGATAAAGCCCTGCATACAGCCGTTCATTTTTCCGGTTTTAAATCCCCTTTTTTCGAGGCAACGGGTTGCGGCCTGATGGACCAGGCGTCCGGTCACACCGGCACGAACAGCGTCGCGCCCCCGAATGTTCGCCTCCAAAACCGCCGCAAACATTTTTTTGACCTCATCGGACGGTTTTCCTTTTACCATCGTCCGCGTCATGTCGGCGTAGTAGCGGCTGTGGCTGTCCCGTGGGAAGATATCGAAGATGATCGGCGTGTGGGCC
Coding sequences:
- a CDS encoding DUF4190 domain-containing protein, whose amino-acid sequence is MDPTPPIPVGQPAEPAEPVQPVQPVSSPPSAASTQPGQTSTKSIIALVCGILSLTCCGFISGIPAIFIGRAELQGIDAGQIPASNRTLAKVGLVLGIIGTILSCLGTLAYVILIALGISTGMMQNM
- a CDS encoding BON domain-containing protein, translating into MNYRRFVFLLALSLAVILAGCSSTQMRRSLGETIDDAVITNKLKTKFLKDKMVKAFQIDIDTWKGVVSLRGRVESQDQIYRAIEITEQQAGVKEVKSYLVLRDAAEMAQPSSRKNRAVVEEKDVAEEKPVVKKEAASEKTAAPPADDAETESSGDSPDDFEDDGVPQVTPE
- a CDS encoding SHOCT domain-containing protein: MIKRYGLLLPVVFAFALPGLARADAEYIYRQRINWVKLDRASPKDVPLGSLKHPYTGLTVEQMEGMLLSVKISKRFLLKKEIDSADVFNSYEAKKYAPFIVEALAKATPDQVAHFSIIHKRPFFILRNDRLTMGNVWAADDGIHFQFQKLFAKITGDYEASAQMDKAIRNAKSLRVTLEAGEGQQLSYASATEIILDPGYDFVAQAYREQEEDRLAEEEEMKGKKAKKEAKKKKEESQDLSPAPTASRAAKNAPSSASGDVAARLRRLDALKKEKLITEQEYQQKRKEILSEI